A stretch of Apis cerana isolate GH-2021 linkage group LG1, AcerK_1.0, whole genome shotgun sequence DNA encodes these proteins:
- the LOC108004275 gene encoding protein HIRA homolog, producing MKLVKPNWVTHDGYSIFSVDIHPDGKRFATGGQGGDSGRVVIWNMEPVVNEIAELDENIPKMLCQLDNHLACVNCVRWSNTGLLASGGVDKLIMIWRLSGGSGGSSIFGGKSSIETWRCIATLRSHEADVLDLAWAPHSPWLASASVDNSVIVWDASKFPAIVAVLKGHTGFVKGITWDPVGKYLASQSDDKTLRVWRTTDWTEAALISEPFDECGGTTHVLRLSWSPDGQYLVSAHAMNGGGPTAQIIERDGWTQDKDFVGHRKAVTCVRFNGNILQKKQPGSSKPQQYCCVAIGSRDRSLSVWLTSLKRPLVVIHELFTHSVLDASWSPCGLRLAACSWDGSVVLIEFTQQELGQPLDPAEQSSLHERLYGKPLVQGGCTVMEAPELLNLKTSVPSAQTTTLLNTNLHPPTTTATTPAKGPINKQIETRTSDGKRRITPMFIPPPSDTMDSSSNRLRTPTFTSQVKSSIVIEKRNDVVTPNVTSSVHSTNINSQTSTLTLKRRDQSTPKSYHTSFNKKPKITSERNTNQIILPPLKPSSSLSQQAGHYAVTVTNSQGLAHLQVFKGTDSEPTWDLYLGYSAVALAASPAVIALGLEDGSLHTFHPIKGCRPAPPLAPPAPLAKVHAVGNAVMVISSCGAVRVWEIGYSCRMIVSTSAAHLAVPGTSLLSCTLYNGMPHLAFTNARAYIYHKEMGTWLLIGDSQDPIWRWASFNASSASGNRAPKGPLSSLQEGLFRTAGNTFPNPRLPHSAPSVVSYLEQQLLASKALGSAQEYMHWLMALVSFLLTQDGLEKRLRLILDEFLGPSHTSASKSIWDPLILGIKKHKLLEDVLSIIGGHLRWQRLYLEYMEQLTALKNQIN from the exons atgaaACTAGTAAAACCTAATTGGGTTACGCACGATG gatATTCAATCTTTTCCGTGGATATACATCCTGATGGGAAAAGATTTGCTACTGGTGGCCAAG gTGGTGATTCTGGTAGAGTTGTTATATGGAATATGGAACCAGTAGTTAATGAAATTGCAGAATTAgatgaaaatattccaaaaatgttATGTCAATTAGATAATCATCTTG cttGTGTCAATTGTGTGAGATGGAGTAATACTGGATTATTAGCATCAGGTGGtgtagataaattaattatgatctGGAGATTGTCAGGTGGATCAGGTGGAAGTTCAATATTTGGTGGAAAATCCAGTATTGAAACATGGCGTTGCATAGCTACATTACGTTCACATGAAGCTGATGTACTTGATCTTGCATGGGCACCACATAGTCCATGGTTAGCTTCTGCATCAGTAGATAACAGTGTAATCGTATGGGATGCATCAAAATTTCCAGCTATTGTAGCTGTTTTAAAAGGTCATACTGGATTTGTAAAAGGAATTACATGGGATCCTGTAGGAAAATATTTAGCATCTCAGTCTGATGATAAAACATTAAGAGTATGGCGTACTACAGATTGGACAGAAGCTGCACTAATATCAGAACCATTTGATGAATGTGGTGGAACAACTCATGTTTTAAGACTTTCTTGGAGTCCAGATGGACAATATTTAGTATCAGCTCATGCAATGAATGGTGGAGGTCCAACAGcacaaataattgaaagagaTGGATGGACACAAGATAAAGATTTTGTTGGTCATCGTAAAGCTGTCACATGTGTG AGATTTAAtggtaatattttacaaaagaagCAACCTGGTTCTTCTAAACCACAACAATATTGTTGTGTTGCTATAGGATCACGTGATCGTTCTTTATCTGTATGGTTAACATCTTTGAAACGGCCTTTAGTTGTCATTCATGAATTATTTACACACTCAGTCTTAGATGCTAGTTGGTCACCATGTGGTCTTCGATTAGCTGCTTGTTCTTGGGATGGATCTGTTGTACTTATTGAATTTACACAACAAGAATTAGGTCAACCATTAGATCCTGCTGaacaa agtAGTCTTCATGAACGTTTATATGGTAAACCATTAGTTCAAGGTGGTTGCACAGTAATGGAAGCACCTGAACTTCTTAATCTAAAAACATCAGTACCATCGGCACAAACTACAAcacttttaaatacaaatttacatCCACCCACTACTACTGCAACTACTCCTGCCAAAGGtccaattaataaacaaattgaaacaAGAACATCAGATGGTAAAAGACGAATAACACCAATGTTTATACCACCACCATCTGATACAAT ggATTCTTCAAGTAATAGATTAAGAACTCCAACATTTACAAGTCAAGTAAAAAGTTCTATTGTTATTGAAAAACGAAATGATGTTGTGACACCCAATGTTACTTCTTCTGTACATTCAACGAATATAAATAGCCAAACTTCTACACTTACATTGAAACGTCGTGACCAGTCCACACCTAAATCATATCACACttcatttaacaaaaaacCAAAAATTACATCTGAAAGAAATACAAACCAAATTATACTGCCTCCATTAAAACCGTCCAGTTCATTATCTCAACAAGCTGGTCATTATGCAGTAACTGTTACTAATAGCCAAGGTTTAGCTCATTTACAAGTATTTAAAGGTACAGATTCTGAACCAACTTGGGATTTGTATTTGGGATATAGTGCTGTAGCGCTTGCAGCGTCGCCGGCAGTTATAGCACTTGGATTAGAAGATGGTAGTCTGCATACATTTCATCCTATAAAAGGATGCCGTCCAGCACCACCTTTAGCACCACCTGCACCACTTGCAAAAGTTCATGCAGTTGGAAATgca gtAATGGTTATATCAAGTTGTGGTGCTGTACGTGTTTGGGAAATAGGATATTCGTGTAGAATGATAGTTTCTACATCTGCTGCACATTTAGCAGTACCTGGTACTTCTTTATTGTCCTGTACTTTATATAATGGAATGCCGCATTTAGCTTTTACTAATGCTAGggcatatatatatcataaagaaatgg gtaCATGGTTATTAATCGGTGATAGTCAAGATCCTATATGGCGTTGGGCTTCATTTAATGCATCAAGTGCATCGGGAAATAGAGCTCCCAAAGGACCATTATCTTCCTTACAAGAAGGACTATTTAGAACAGCAGGAAATACTTTCCCTAATCCGAGATTACCACATAGTGCTCCAAGTGTAGTATCTTATTTAGAACAACAATTACTTGCTTCTAAGGCTCTTGGAAGTGCTCAAGAATATATGCATTGGCTCATGGCTTtagtatcatttttattaactcaag atggaTTGGAAAAACGTCTGAGATTAATCCTAGATGAATTTTTGGGTCCAAGTCATACATCAGCTTCTAAAAGTATATGGGATCCTTTAATTTTG ggaattaaaaaacataaacttTTGGAAGatgtattatctattattggAGGACATCTTCGTTGGCAAAGATTGTATCTTGAATACATGGAACAATTAACAGCGCTAAAAaaccaaattaattaa